The Microvirgula aerodenitrificans DSM 15089 genome has a segment encoding these proteins:
- a CDS encoding phosphatase PAP2 family protein, with product MKWPGWIAAAVFVAVATGLNTPQMAALDQSVFRGLAAAPAPFLSFAYGWDLAGKALPTLGIAALVAALAWRAGRQRDAGFLMLAAAGAWGVNGALKLVVERPRPPGMADVGTFGSSFPSGHAMGTTALYAALAWLLASRLQRPGARIAVWLALAAWLTLTALTRPALGVHYFSDVLAGTAAGLAWVALCVSWHRRR from the coding sequence ATGAAGTGGCCGGGCTGGATCGCAGCGGCGGTATTCGTCGCGGTGGCGACAGGACTCAATACGCCGCAGATGGCCGCGCTGGACCAGTCCGTCTTCCGCGGGCTGGCCGCTGCGCCGGCGCCATTCCTGTCGTTCGCCTATGGCTGGGATCTGGCAGGCAAGGCGCTGCCGACACTGGGCATCGCCGCGCTGGTGGCGGCACTGGCCTGGCGGGCCGGCCGGCAGCGCGATGCAGGGTTCCTGATGCTGGCTGCTGCAGGGGCCTGGGGCGTCAATGGTGCGCTGAAACTGGTGGTCGAGCGCCCCCGGCCGCCTGGCATGGCGGATGTCGGTACCTTCGGCAGCTCGTTCCCGAGCGGTCACGCGATGGGCACGACCGCCCTGTATGCCGCACTGGCCTGGCTGCTGGCGTCCCGCCTGCAGCGTCCGGGCGCGCGGATCGCCGTCTGGCTGGCGCTGGCGGCCTGGCTGACGCTGACCGCCCTGACCCGGCCGGCGCTGGGCGTCCACTACTTCAGCGACGTGCTGGCCGGCACCGCCGCCGGGCTGGCCTGGGTGGCGCTGTGCGTGAGCTGGCACCGG